One segment of Synechococcus sp. A15-24 DNA contains the following:
- the rlmD gene encoding 23S rRNA (uracil(1939)-C(5))-methyltransferase RlmD, with protein sequence MPETNGTEADSSGPRPGLRLELQAIDLDRDGHGLARWQGWVVVVPGLLPGERAKVQLQQRQKSRWLSRISERLDSSSSRRRPPCILAQDCGGCTLQHLEESAQRNWKQDQLHQTMLRLGGIDHPQAPALTDQRGLGYRNRGLIPLRRGEDGRLRMGYFRRGSHRIVNLSRCPVLDPRLDALVEPLKQDLDTSGLSADHDLSQSQGLRHLGLRIGHHTGEVLITVVSSENLPALQRLAQQWIERWDPVKGVTLNLQPRRTNQILGATSTVLAGAPTIRELFCGLQLQLSTTTFFQINTPQAERIVACIVSWLSQAELAGPIVDAYCGIGTISLPLAAQGHHVVGLEINPDSIDQARRNADANGLGARTEFQAGDVANLLKETLARCSALVVDPPRRGLVSSVIEAILSEPPGLLAYLSCDMATQARDLKRLLQPEGPYRLEQLQPVDFFPQTTHLENLAFLRQVSS encoded by the coding sequence ATGCCTGAGACCAACGGCACCGAGGCTGATTCGAGCGGGCCAAGGCCAGGGCTTCGCCTGGAATTGCAGGCCATCGATCTGGATCGGGATGGCCACGGTCTGGCCCGTTGGCAAGGGTGGGTGGTGGTGGTGCCGGGTCTCCTGCCGGGCGAACGGGCCAAGGTGCAGCTTCAACAGCGGCAGAAGTCGCGATGGCTGAGTCGCATCAGTGAAAGACTGGACAGCTCGTCGTCACGCCGACGGCCTCCTTGCATCCTTGCTCAGGATTGCGGTGGCTGCACTCTGCAGCACCTTGAGGAGTCAGCCCAGCGGAATTGGAAGCAGGATCAGCTCCACCAGACAATGCTGCGGCTCGGGGGCATCGACCATCCCCAAGCTCCTGCCCTCACGGATCAGCGTGGCCTCGGCTACCGAAACCGCGGGCTGATCCCCCTGCGTCGTGGCGAGGACGGCCGCCTGCGCATGGGCTATTTCCGCCGCGGCAGCCATCGCATCGTCAATCTCTCCCGCTGTCCAGTGCTGGATCCACGCCTGGATGCTCTGGTCGAACCACTCAAGCAGGATCTGGATACCAGTGGCCTCAGCGCCGATCACGATCTCAGCCAGTCCCAGGGACTTCGACATCTGGGTCTACGGATCGGACACCACACCGGCGAGGTCTTGATCACTGTGGTGAGCAGTGAGAATCTGCCGGCCTTGCAACGGCTGGCCCAGCAATGGATTGAGCGCTGGGACCCGGTCAAGGGAGTCACCCTGAATCTTCAGCCCCGCCGGACCAACCAGATCCTGGGAGCAACAAGCACTGTTCTGGCGGGTGCCCCCACGATTCGAGAACTGTTCTGTGGACTGCAGCTTCAGCTCAGCACCACCACCTTTTTTCAGATCAACACGCCCCAGGCGGAACGCATCGTGGCGTGCATCGTGAGCTGGCTGAGCCAGGCGGAGCTCGCAGGCCCAATCGTCGACGCCTACTGCGGCATCGGCACCATCAGCTTGCCTCTAGCAGCACAGGGTCATCACGTTGTGGGCCTTGAGATCAACCCCGACTCCATCGATCAAGCTCGCAGAAATGCCGATGCCAACGGTCTGGGGGCGCGGACCGAGTTCCAGGCCGGTGATGTGGCCAATCTGCTCAAGGAAACGCTGGCGAGATGTTCAGCACTGGTGGTCGATCCACCACGGCGAGGTCTTGTGAGCAGCGTGATTGAGGCAATCCTGAGTGAGCCACCAGGCCTGTTGGCCTACCTCAGTTGCGACATGGCAACCCAGGCAAGGGATCTGAAACGGTTGCTCCAACCGGAGGGCCCTTACCGGTTGGAGCAGCTCCAGCCGGTGGATTTCTTTCCTCAGACCACCCACCTGGAGAATCTGGCGTTTCTACGCCAAGTCAGCTCCTGA
- the apcD gene encoding allophycocyanin subunit alpha-B: MSVVRDLILQADEDLRYPTSGELQSMVAFLEQGAMRVSVVKALTDNEKKIVDESAKQLFGRKPEYVAPGGNAYGQKQRAQCLRDYSWYLRLVTYGVLAGSTEMIQDIGLVGAREMYNSLGVPMPGMVEAMKTMKDASLALLSDAQVKLAAPYFDYLIQGMQTST, encoded by the coding sequence ATGAGTGTTGTCCGGGATCTCATCCTTCAGGCCGATGAGGATCTGCGGTACCCGACCAGTGGTGAACTGCAAAGCATGGTCGCCTTCCTTGAGCAGGGCGCTATGCGGGTGTCCGTCGTCAAGGCGCTGACGGACAACGAGAAGAAGATCGTTGATGAATCCGCCAAGCAGCTGTTCGGCCGCAAGCCCGAGTACGTCGCCCCAGGAGGCAATGCTTACGGCCAGAAACAACGCGCTCAGTGCCTGCGTGATTACAGCTGGTACCTGCGTTTGGTCACCTACGGCGTTCTGGCTGGCAGCACCGAAATGATCCAGGACATCGGCCTGGTCGGCGCTCGCGAGATGTACAACAGCCTGGGCGTGCCGATGCCCGGCATGGTGGAAGCGATGAAGACGATGAAGGATGCCTCCCTGGCCCTGCTGTCTGATGCACAGGTGAAGCTGGCAGCTCCATATTTCGACTATTTGATCCAGGGGATGCAGACGTCCACCTGA